A window from Bos indicus isolate NIAB-ARS_2022 breed Sahiwal x Tharparkar chromosome 1, NIAB-ARS_B.indTharparkar_mat_pri_1.0, whole genome shotgun sequence encodes these proteins:
- the LOC139183035 gene encoding histone H2A type 1-H-like translates to MSGRGKQGGKARAKAKTRSSRAGLQFPVGRVHRLLRKGNYAERVGAGAPVYLAAVLEYLTAEILELAGNAARDNKKTRIIPRHLQLAIRNDEELNKLLGKVTIAQGGVLPNIQAVLLPKKTESHHKAKDPLKKEMSTHSSMLAWEIP, encoded by the coding sequence ATGTCTGGGCGAGGTAAACAAGGCGGCAAGGCTCGTGCCAAAGCCAAGACACGCTCCTCGCGAGCTGGGCTCCAGTTCCCTGTGGGCCGTGTTCACCGGCTGCTCCGCAAGGGTAACTACGCCGAGCGGGTCGGGGCCGGCGCGCCAGTGTACCTGGCGGCGGTGCTGGAGTATCTGACGGCCGAGATCCTGGAGCTGGCGGGCAACGCGGCCCGGGACAACAAGAAGACCCGTATTATCCCGCGTCACCTGCAGCTGGCCATCCGCAACGACGAGGAGCTCAACAAGCTGCTGGGCAAAGTCACCATCGCTCAGGGCGGCGTCCTGCCCAACATCCAGGCGGTGCTGCTGCCCAAGAAGACCGAGAGCCACCACAAGGCcaaggatcccctgaagaaggaaatgtcaacccactccagtatgcttgcctgggaaataccctga